Genomic DNA from Nonomuraea rubra:
TAGTCGGGGGCGTCTTCCGAGCGGCGCTGCTGCCTGGCGGGGGCGGCGCGGCGGGTGCCGCCGCGCTCCTCGCGGGCGACGCGCTCGGCGCGGGCCTTGTCCTTGTACCAGTGGCGCATCTCGGCGGGCGGGGTCGCGCCCCGGCCCTCGAGCGACCGGCGGTTCTGCCCTCCGGTGCCTTTGGCCGGGCCCTTTTTCTTCGCGGGCCTGCCCGAAGCCCTACCGCCTGCTGCCATGTGAACAAGGGTACTCGGGCCGTTGGTGAGCCCGAGCCACGATGGATTCAACAAATGTTCCGCCAAGTCCGTCTCTGTGGTGACAAACCACGGAAAGGCGATGACAAGTGGAAGACGACTCCCGCTTCACGGAGTTCGTCGCCGAGCGGGCCAACGCGTTACTGCGCTACGGCTACGCGCTCAGCGGCAACCCGCATGACGCGGCCGACCTGACGCAGGAGGCGCTGATCAGGCTGCACCGGGCGTGGCCGAGGGTCCGCAGCAAGGAGGACCCCGAGCGTTACGCCAAGGTCATCATGACCAGGCTGCACATCAGCGTCTGGCGTCGCCGCCGGCGGGAGCAGCTCGCGTGGGCGCCGCCCGAGACGCCCCTGCACGACGCGCTGCCCTCCGACGGCGACCAGGAGCTGTGGCAGGCCCTCGGGGAGCTGCCGCGCAAGCAGCGCACCGTGCTCGTCCTCCGCTTCTACGAGCAGCTCCCCGACGCGGAGATCGCCCGCGTGCTCGGCATCTCCCAGGGGACCGTACGCAGCCACGCCTCGCTCGGCCTGGCCAGGCTGCGCGCCACGATCACCCACCACACACCAGCCAAGGGGAACGCCTCATGAGCAGCAAGGATCTGGAGAACGACCTCACCAGGGTCCTCGGCCGCGCCGCGGAGAGCGCGCCGCAGGCCCCGAGCGACCTGCCCACGCAGGTGATGGGCCGCTCCCGGCGCCGCCGGACCCACACGCTGACCGCGGTGACGGCGCTCGCGGCGGCCGGCGTGGTCGTGGTAGCGGGCGGCGTCACCCTCTCGGTACGGGGCCCCCAGGAGCCCCCACCAGTGGCGGTGAACCCCGGCCCCACGCCAACTGCCGAGCAGGCCACCAACCCCGGCCCGGTCGAGAAGGTCTGGCCGGACGCCGTGTGGAAGATCCCGCAGCAGACCCGCAAGCTCCGCCCGGTCATCTTCATCGACGACCACACGCTGCTGCTGGAGACGTGGGCGAGCCACGAGAAGGCCGACGCCCTGTACGCGTACGAGCTCGAAACCGGCCGGACCCGCAAGATCACCGACATCAGGACGCCGAAGGGCGTGTACGCCTCGGCCTTCACGGCGGGCGCCGGCCGGATCTTCTGGCAGACCATCGAGAACACGCGTACCAGGCTCTGGTCCGTGCCGATCTCGGGCGGCAAGCCCGCGGTCGTCCCGACCGACACCCCGATCAGGCAGGGCGCGGACAAGCTGGTGGTAGCCGGTGACAGGCTGGCCTTCTCCGCGTTCAGGACGGGGGGCGTCTTCACGGTTCCCGTCGAGGGCGGCGCCGTGACCCCCGTCGAGAACGCCGGCCGCCACCACATCCTGAGCTGGCCGTGGGTGGGCACGCCCGGCGAGTACACGCCGAACCAGGAGCCCAGCTTCGAGGAGCTCTACAACGTCGAGACGGGCGAGCTGAGCAAGGCCCTGGTCCGCCCCGGCGACCGCTACGTCAGGTGCGGCGTCACGACCTGCGTCGGGCAGAACGCCGCCGGCAAGCCGTTCTTCCGCCTGCGCGACGGCTCGCAGGAGCGCGAGCTGGAGGAGAGCGCCATGCACGGCCTGTCGCAGGACCGCTTCATGACGGTCCACCCGCCCGGGCGGGACCAGGCCCTGGTCGACCTGATGACCGGCAAGTCCGGCGACCTGGGCCTGCGCCCGGACGCCAAGGGACGGATGACGAGCGTCCAGCCGGGCCTCACCAACGACCGGCTGGTCTGGTACGAGCTCAAGGGCAAGCTCGTGATCATCGACCTCGCCCGGATCATTTCGTCCTGATCGGCCTCGCCGGAATCCAGCTCGCCCGGATCGCCTCGTCCTAGCGGCTCAGCTCCCAGCGCGCCCCGTGCGGCGTGTCCTCCACGGTGATGCCGGCGGCGGCGAGCTGGTTCCTGATGGCGTCGGCGGCCGCGTAGTCCTTGCGCTCCCTGGCCGCCTTGCGCTGCTCCAGCGCCACCGCCACCAGCGCGTCCACGACGGGCGTCAGGTCGGAGCCGGTGCCGCGCCACTGCGGCGAGCGCGGGTCGAGGCCCAGCACGTCGAGCATGTTCTGGGTCTCGGCCAGCAGCCGCGCCACGGCCTCCTTGTCGCCGCGCGACAGCGCCACGTTGCCCTCGCGCACCACCTCGTGCACGACGGCCAGCGCCTGCGGCGTGCCGAGGTCGTCGTCGAGCGCGTCGGCGAACGCCTGCGGCAGCGGCGCGTCGGCGTCGACGTCGTGGATGACCTCGGCGGCCCGCGTCACGAAGCCCTCGATCCGCTGGTACGCCGCGGCGGCCTCCAGCAGCGCCTCCTCGGAGTACTCGATCGAGGAGCGGTAGTGCGGGCCCGCCAGGTAGTAGCGCAGCTCCACGGGCCGGACCTTCTGCACCATCTCGGGGATCAGCAGCGAGTTGCCGAGCGACTTGCTCATCTTCTCGGCGCCGATCTTGAGCATGCCGTTGTGCATCCAGTTCCGGGCGAACCCGTCGCCGGCGGCCTGCGACTGGGCGATCTCGTTCTCGTGGTGCGGGAAGATCAGGTCGATGCCGCCGCCGTGGATGTCGAACGCCGGGCCCAGGTACTTCGTCGCCATCGCCGAGCACTCCAGGTGCCAGCCGGGCCGCCCGGGGCCCCACGGCGTCGGCCACGTCGGCTCGCCCGGCTTCTCGCCCTTCCACAGGGCGAAGTCGCGCGGGTCGCGCTTGCAGGACTCGTCGTCGGTGTCGGCCGCGGGCCGCATGTTCTCCAGCCTCTGGTTGGAGAGCGAGCCGTAGCGGTCGGCGTACGACTGCACGTCGAAGTAGACGTCACCACCCGACGCGTACGCGTGGCCGCGCTCGATCAGGCGCTCCATCAGCGTGATCATCTCGGGCACGTGCCCGGTGGCGCGCGGCTCGACGGTCGGCGGCAGGCAGCCCAGCGTGTCGTACGCCCAGGTGAAGGCCCGCTGGTTGCGCTCGGCCACGACGAACCAGGGCACGCCCTCCTCGGCCGACACCCTGATGATCTTGTCGTCGATGTCGGTGACGTTGCGGCAGAACGTCACGTCGTACCCGGAACGCGTCATCCAGCGCCTGAGCACGTCGAAGTTCACACCCGAGCGAATGTGCCCGATGTGCGGCGGAGCCTGCACGGTGGCCCCACACAGGTAAATCGACGCCCGGCCGGCTTCGACCGGAACGAATTCGCGGATGGCACGCGTGCTGGTGTCGTAGATGTGCAGGCTCACGAAGGCAAGGCTAACGCCTCAGGGCGGTCAGCACGCCGATAAATCAACCCCGCAAGATGACCCTGTCGGGAGAGAGCCGTACGATAATCCGCTCGGTGCCCGGTTTGTCCGTCCAGGACGTGCCCTGGTACTTCTGCGACAGCTCCTCGATGAGCGCCCCCTCGGGGTCGGGTGTCATGGTCACCCGCCCGCGCACCTCCACGTACCGGTACGGATCGACGGGGTCGATGACCAGCAGGCTGGCCCGCGGGTCCCGCTCGAAGTTCCGCGGCTTCCTGCGTCCCTTCGCTGTCGAGAAGAGGACGTCATCGCCGTCGGTGCGCACCCACACCACCGTCGACTGCGGTGCTCCGTCGGGGTTGAGACTCGTCACCGTGGCGAAATTGGGCGCGTCCAGGAGCAGACGGGCATCTTCCGGAAGCACTGTCATGCGGGGCTCTCCCTTGATCGGTCTGGACCATCATTGTTCTGTAGGCTCGAACCCGCCATGGACGTGACTCCCCCCTCTACGCTCCGCCGCCTGGGCATCGCCCTGGCCGGGCTCGCCGTCGCCGCCCTCGCCGGGGCCGCCTGCGCGCTGTCCTTCGACGACCTGCGCGCGCTCGCCGTCACCGGCGAGGCCAGGCCCGATCTCGCCTTCCTCTACCCGGCGGCCTTCGACGCGCTCCTGCTGATCGCGCTGATCGCCGTGCTGCTGCTGCGCCCGGCCAGGATCCTGGTGCGCGCGCAGGCGGCGTTCGTGCTGGTGCTGCTGATCGTGGCCGCCGCGGCGGTGAACGTGGCCACGGCGGTGCGGTTCCAGTTCGGCGTGCGGGAGACGGCCGTGGGCGTGGCCCTGGCGCCCTGGGTCATGCTGGCGCTGGCCCTGTGGTTGTGGTTACTGCTGATCAAGCACGTACGCGGCCCCGAGCGCGGCGAGGACGAGGACCGTACGGTCGAGCAGGACATCGTGCCGTTCCACCGTCCCGAGACGGCTCCCCCGCTGGCCGCCGAGGTGCCCGCGCCCGTCCTGGAGCCCACGCCGGTGGTCGGCCCCACCGCCGCCCCCGAGACGCCGCCGGTCTCGGCCCGCGTGTCCGAGTGGCCGATGCAGGAGAAGGACCTCGCCCCCGAGCCCGTACCGGAACCGGAACCGGAACCGGAACCCGAGCCTGAACCAGAGCCAGAGCCAGAGCCGGTGACGCGCCCCGTCCGCTGGGGTGACCGGGTCAAGCCCACCGACGTCCTGGTCCACCCCCGCCAGGAGGACGAGGACGACGCCGACACCCAGCCGCATCCCGTCTTCGAGGACGAAGACACCCCCGAGGAAACCCGGGAGGAGATGGAGGACACCGCCCCGCACCCGGTGGTGCCCGACGACACCCCGGCCCCGTCGGGACGCCTGCGCGCCACCCCGCGCCCGCCGGAGGACTGATCAGGGCATGCGCGGGCCCGCCCGGGAGCTCTCCCGGGCGGGCCGATGTATCCCGCTTGAGCCGGTCGTCAGACGCTGCGACCGCGCCTGAGCCCGGCGACCAGTCCGACTCCGACGATCGCGAGCACCACCTGCATCACCAGCTCGATCCAGTCGATGCCGGGCGTGGTCTGCACGCCCAGCACCTGCGCGAGCAGCGTGCCCAGGAGGGCCGCGACGATGCCGACGACGATGGTGAGGATCCACCCGATGGCCTGCCTGCCGGGAAGCAGCAGACGACCGATTGCGCCAATCACGGCGCCGATCACAATGGCGCCAAGGATGGATTCGATGGTCATGACATGAAACCTCCCCGTGAGGGTGAGCGGTTCACTCTCACAGGGAGGTCGCTACCCGATCTACGGCGATTATGCATGCCGTAAAGAAGGGCCAGGTCAGGTCGTGGTTCTGCCAGTACGGCCACCACCGCGCCCCATGCCCATGCGGGTCACAAGCAGCACACCGATGACGGCCAGAGCGAGCTGGAGTATGTGCTCGATCCAGTCGATCCCTCTGGTGTCGGCCCAGCCGAACGCGTGCGCGATCAGCGTGCCGACCAGAGCGGCCACGATGCCGACGATGAGGGTCAGGCCGATGGACATGTTCTGCCTGCCGGGCACCAGCAGCCTGGCCAGCGCACCGACGATGGCGCCGATGACTACTGCGGAAACAATAGCGCCGATCATGTGTAGCTCCCCCCGAGACGTTCACATGTCTTGGGAAGACACATACCCCCTGAGCAGGCAAACTACCCATGAGAAGGCGGCGGCCCGTACCGCGCCAGTGACGAACCGCCGCCTCCGGATCAGGCGGGCTCGGCGACGACCCGCCAGGACACCCTCACGCGTCCCTAGGTATGACGCCGGGAGCTCAGGAATGGTTGACGACCAGCGCCGTCGCGATGGCCGCCACGCCCTCTCCACGCCCGGTCAGGCCCAGCCCGTCGGTGGTGGTGGCGGAGACGCTCACAGGCGCCCCCACGGCCGCGCTGAGCGCCTTCTCGGCCTCCTCGCGGCGCGGGGCCAGCTTGGGCCGGTTGCCGACCACCTGGACCGCCACGTTGCCGATCTCGAAGCCGGCGGCGCGTACCTGCCGCGCCGTCTCCTCCAGCAGGACGGCACCCGAGGCGCCCGCCCAGCGCGGATCGGCGGTGCCGAACAGCCGGCCCAGGTCGCCCAGCCCGGCCGCCGACAGCAGCGCATCGCAGGCGGCGTGCGCGGCGGCGTCGCCGTCGGAGTGGCCTTCGAGGCCGACCTCGCCCGGCCAGCGCAGGCCCGCGAGGTTGAGCTCGCGTCCTGAGTCTCTCGATGAGAACGGGTGGACGTCGACACCGACGCCCACCCGTGGAAGATTCGTGTTCAGGAGTTGAGGACCTCGTCGAGCAGGGCCTCAGCCTTGTCCTCATTGGTCTTCTCGGCCAGAGCCAGCTCGCTGACCAGGATCTGACGAGCCTTGGCGAGCATGCGCTTCTCGCCCGCGGACAGGCCGCGCTCGCGGTCCCTCCGCCACAGGTCCCGAACCACCTCGGCGACCTTGTTCACATCGCCGGAGGCGAGCTTCTCGAGATTGGCCTTGTAGCGACGAGACCAGTTGGTCGGCTCCTCGGTGTGCGGCATCCGAAGGACATCGAAAACCCGCTCAAGGCCTTCCTGACCGACAACATCGCGCACGCCGACGAGTTCTGCGTTTTCAGCTGGCACCTGGACGGTAAGGTCGCCCTTGTCGACCTTGAGCACCAGGTAGGTCTTTTCCTCACCCTTGATGGATCGCGTCGTGATTGCTTCGATCCGAGCAGCCCCATGGTGGGGGTAGACGACAGTGTCGCCGACCTGGAAAGTCATGTGACAAGTACCCCTTCCGCTGTACTCCAGGGTACCACGCATCCACAGCCTCCCGGAACAGTGAAATCCTCATAACTGCAGGTCAAAGCCGCATATTGGGGCTTGACAAGCGCTCAACTGTATGAATCGCATTTCCGGACATAGCGAATGACCTGCGGGGGTGTGGATATGACCTTGCATTGGGGTGGATATGGTGGGCGCTGCACATCACGCACGCGCGACACCTGCGCAAGACCAAGGAGTACCCGCCCGTGACCAGCCGTCGCTGGATTGCCGTAGCCGCCGCGTTCTTGGCAGCCCCCGCGCTCGCGGGCTGCGCGGCCGGATTCGACGCCACCACCAACCAGCCGTACGCCCCCAACGAAGCACAAGTGCTGATCGATAAGGACGCGTACGGCAAGAGCGGCATTCACATCCCGCAGGCGTTCATCCTCGGGCCCGACTCCGGAGCCCAGATCCCCTGGCGCGGCTCCGCCCCCATCTACCTCAACATCCTGAACACCGCGGGCACCGCCGACACCCTCCAGGCGGTCTCGGCCGGCAACATGGGCACGGTGAAGGTCACGGCCCCGATCCAGCTCCCGAGCAACACGCTCGTCAACACCGGCAAGCCCACCCCGCAGCTCATGCTCGAGGCGATCCCCAAGGGCCTCAGGGGCGGCGAGAGCATCAAGCTGGACCTCCAGTTCGCCAACGCCGGGGTCGTGTCCATGAACGTGCCTGTGGTGACGCGCAGCCGCGAATTCAAGGACTACCCCCCGGCCCCCGGCGCCACCGCGGCTCCCACGCCCACCCCGACCCCGTCCGCCACCGCGGCCGAAGAGGGTCACTGAGCGAACGACAAAACCCCGGTACCGCGCGGTACCGGGGTTTTTCCGTATTCGCCTACTCCTCGACGGCGTCGAACTTGTAGCCCAGGCCGCGCACGGTCAGGATGCAGCGCGGGTTCGACGGGTCGGACTCGATCTTCGCGCGCAGGCGCTTGACGTGCACGTCCAGCGTCTTGGTGTCGCCCACGTAGTCGGCGCCCCAGACCCGGTCGATGAGCTGGCCCCTGGTCAGCACCCGCCCCGCGTTGCGCAGCAGCACCTCCAGCAGCTCGAACTCCTTCAGCGGGAGCTGCACCTGCTCGCCCCGCACGGCCACGACGTGGCGGTCGACGTCCATGCGTACCGGGCCGACGGCCAGCACGGCCGTCTCCAGCTCCTCCACCACGTCGCCCTGGCGGCGCAGCACCGCGCGGATGCGGGCCACCAGCTCGCGCGAGGAGAACGGCTTGGTGACGTAGTCGTCGGCGCCCAGCTCCAGGCCCACGACCTTGTCGATCTCGCTGTCCTTGGCCGTCAGCATGATGACCGGCACCTTGGAGCGCTGCCGCAGCGAGCGGCACACCTCCGTGCCGGGCAGGCCGGGCAGCATCAGGTCCAGCAGCACCAGATCGGCGCCGTTGCGGTCGAACGTCTCCAGCGCCTCGGGCCCGGTCGCCGCGACGGACACCTCGAAGCCCTCCTTGCGCAGCATGTAGGACAGGGCGTCCGAGAAGGACTCTTCATCCTCCACGACGAGTACACGGGTCATTTGGCTGCCTCCAGGGGAATCGAGGGTGGTACTGCCACCGCCGTGCCGCCGAAGGCGGGCAGGCGGAGGGTGAAGGTGGAGCCGGACCCTTCCTTGCTCCAGACGGACACCTCGCCGGCGTGCGCGGCGGCGACGTGCTTGACGATGGCGAGGCCGAGGCCGGTGCCGCCGGTGGCGCGCGACCTGGCCGCGTCCACGCGGAAGAAACGCTCGAAGATGCGCTCCAGCGCCTCCTCGGGGATGCCGATGCCCTGATCGCTGACGCTGATCTCGACGGAGTCGCCGGCGGGCCGCACGCTGACGACGACCCTGGTGTGGTCGGGACTGTACGCGACCGCGTTGTCGATCAGGTTGCGCAGGGCGGTGACGAGCAGCTCGTCGTCGCCCCAGATGCGCAGGCCCTCGGTGCCGCCGGTGACGAGTGCGATGTCCTTGGCGGAGGCCCTGGTGTTGCAGTACTCGATGGCGTCGTGGATCGCCTCGTCGATCGAGACCTGACCCGGCGTCGGGATGGGCTCGGCGCCCTGGATCCGGCTGAGCGTGATCAGGTCCTGGATGAGGTAGTTGAGCCGGGCGGCCTCGTGCTGCATGCGCCCGGCGAAGCGGCTGACCGCCTCGGGGTCGTCGGCGGCGTCCTGGATGGTCTCGGCCAGCAGGCTCATGGCGCCCACCGGGGTCTTCAGCTCGTGGCTGACGTTGGCGACGAAGTCGCGGCGCACGGCCTCGACCCGGCGCCGCTCGGTCTGGTCCTCCGCCAGCACCAGCACCTGGCCGTAGGAGCCGAGAGGTGCCACGCGGACGGCGAAGTTGGTGGTCTCCTGGCCGAACTTGTGCCCGGCGACGTCGATCTCGCTCTCGCGGATCTCGCCGTCGCGGCGTACCTGCCTCGCCAGGGCGAGCAGCTCCGCGGCCATCAGGCGGTCGCCCTTGACCAGCCCGAACGCTCTTGCGGCCGAGCTGGCGCGCAGGACGCGGTCGTGGGCGTCAAGGACCACGGCGGACGAGGGCAGCACGGCCAGCACCGATGCGACGCCCTGCGGCAGCGCGGCGCCGGTCTCCACGCCGTCCGCCGCGGCGGCACGGCTGGGGGCCTCGATCTGATTGCGGTAGAACAGGACCGCCAGCGCGCCCACCACGAACCCGGCCAGGGCCGCGAAGCTCATGGCCATCTCACTCATGACTCCGATGGTAGGTGGCGTTTCCGCAGGGACAGACCCCCTCATCAGGGGATGAACGGCCCTTTCCTGGAAAGTTCATCTTGCTGTAGGGGTTCGTTCATCGAGCGGGTCGTACGGTGACGACATGCGCGACGCGTACCATGAAGAACTTGATGCACTGACAGACAAGCTGGTCGAGATGACCCGTCTTGTCCGCTCGGCGATATCCCGTGCCACCACGGCGCTGCTCGACGCCGACCTCCAGCTCGCCGAGAGCGTCATCTCCCGCGACGAGGAGGTGAACGCGGTGTTCGCCGACGTCGAGGGGTCGATCTTCGAGCTGATGGCCCGCCAGCAGCCGGTCGCGGTGGACCTGAGGATGGTCATCACGGCGCTGCGCATGGGCACCGACCTGGAGCGCATGGGCGACCTCGCGGTGCACGTCGCCAAGGTGGCCCGCCTGCGGCACCCCGACTCCGCCATCCCGCCGGAGCTGCGCTCCACCATCCTGGAGATGGGCCAGATCGCCGAGAACCTGGTCACCAAGGCCGGGAGCTGCGTGGCGTCGCGCGACGTGGAGTCGGCGATGGAGCTCGAGCAGGACGACGACGCGATGGACCGGCTGCATCGCAGGCTGTTCAGGAACATCCTGGCCAAGGACTGGCAGCACGGGGTGGAGCCGGCGATCGACATCACGTTGGTCGGCCGTTACTACGAGCGGTACGCGGATCATGCGGTACGGGTGGCCCAGGACGTCGTCTACCTGGTCACCGGCGCGCGCCCAAGCTAACAGCCTCCGGGCCGGGAAGTCCCGCGAACGCGTCGGACTTTGCCCGCCGTTCGAGCCGGGTGAAGGGTCATCCCTTCGCCCGGCTCAATTTCCGTTGGGCGGCCAGCTCTCCCACCGGGGAGGCGGCGCGTTCAGCTGGTCCGTGTACCGCTCGGCCATGTCCAGGCAATCGGGGCAGAGAGGCTCATCGGTGGACCGGGCCACCGCTTCCGGTTTGGCAGGCCGCATCGTTCCCAGAACGCTGAAACCCGGCGGAACTCCGGTTTCCGGATCTATCAGGAAAGTGATGACCTCTCTGGGGTCGTAGGTGAATTCGCGCTTACAGACGAAACAACGGCCTGTCTCCATCTCGCGCTCTTCCGACATGAATGCGCCTCCGGATCGTCCTTGTGGAGCCCTGGGGTCAGTATCGGTCAGGAATCGAGAAGCCTCGCCCCGCGAGCCGCCCCTAACGTGACTCGCATGGACATCTCCATCCACTCGAGCTTCCTTCCGCACGACGACCCGGACGCCTCGCTGGCCTTCTACCGCGACGTCCTCGGCTTCGAGATCCGCGACGACGTCGGGTACGACGGGATGCGCTGGATCACGGTCGGGCCCGCCGGCCAGCCCGGCATCTCCATCGTCCTGCAGCCGCCCGCGGCCGACCCCGGCGTCACCGAGGACGAGCGCCGCACCATCGCCGAGATGATGGCCAAGGGCACGTACGCCGGCATCCTGCTGTCCACCCCCGACCTCGACGGCGTCTTCGAACGGCTGCAGGCGGGCGACGCCGAGATCGTGCAGGAGCCGATCGACCAGCCGTTCGGGGTCCGCGACTGCGCCGTACGCGATCCCGCCGGCAACCTGATCCGCATCCAGCAAGCCCGCTGAGCCCTGGAGGAGGAGGTTCTCCCATGAACGCGAGGAAGTGGATCCGGCAGAGTCACCGCTGGTTGTCCATGATCTTCACCGTGACCGTGCTCGGCTGCATCGTCGCCGTCTCGCAGGAGAATCCCGCGATGTGGGTGTTCTACCTGCCGCTCGTCCCGCTCATCCTGCAGTTCCTCACCGGCCTGTACCTGTTCGTGCTGCCGTACACGGCCAAGGGGCGCGGCGGGCGGCGGGCCGCCTCCGAGACCTGACCGGCGCCTGCCTGAGAGTCAGGCGAGCGCCCGCCAGGGCGCGAACGCGTGCGGGACGCCGCTGAGAGCGGGCGCGAGCTCGGGGTGGTGGCGGAGCAGGACCTCGGTCATGCCAGTCCTGTCGATCCAGTCCAGCCCTTCGGGGCTGTAGACCTCGGGCGTGTACAGGTCGGTGAAGAACGGATCGCTCTTCAGCCGCCGGGACGCCATCAGCACGAACACGCGGAAGGCGGTGTCGGACAGCGCGAACCCGGGCGGCTTGGGCTCGGCGAGCAGCCCGATGGTGACGTCGACGCGCTCGGGGTCGCCCTCGTACACCTCTTCGAGCTGCCTGGCCCACCCGGGGTCGCCGTCCATCCGCGCGAACTCGGTCACGGGCGGTTTGCGCAGCATGCGGCGGAAGTCGTTGTAGCGGGGCACCCCGCGCTCGCGGTCGCGCAGGACGTCGAGGGTGCCGATGTCGACGCGCTCGCCGCTGACGCGTACCAGGTCGCGCAGGGTGTTGGGGTGGTTGTGCGGGTCAGCGCCCCGGGATGCTTGACGCCGAAGGAGGAGAGCCAGTCGGACATGCCGTGCCTGTCGACGGCGGCGCGCGTGTGCTGCCCCTGGATCGGGAGCAGCTCCTCGGTGGTGATCAGGCTGCCGTCGCGGTGCGAGCGGACCGGGTAGTCGTCGCGGATCAGCGGATGGAACCGGTAGGAGGCGATGGACTCCTCCGTCATCGAGAACGGCGCCGCGTGGTGCTCCATCGGCGAGCCGAGGATGCCGGAGATCACCTCGCCGCGCCCCACCCGGCCGTGACGGCGGCGGAAGCCGGGCCCCAGCAGCCCTGACCAGTTGGTGTTCATGCCCACGCACGGCCCGGTTGTCGAGGATGCCGGGAGTCCACTCCACCGTGTGGATCTTGGCCATGACGGCGACGTCGACCAGGCGGGCGGTCTGGAAGAGCCGCTCGTCGTCCCACGACGGGTACGCCTCGCGCAGCCTGCCGCAGATGGCGTTGTGCTCCTTGACGAACAGGGTGTGCGGCAGCGCCAGGCCGACCCAGTAGTTGTCGTCGAACCCGGTCAGGTCGATCCCGGCCAGCCCCTCCGGCAGCCGCCCGTCCTGGAGGATCATCGTGCCGCCCTCGCCGGTGCGCAGCGAGCGGCAGTGCCGTTCGGGGCTGCCGTAGAGCTGCGAGCCGTCCCACCAGTGGGTGACCGTGTTCTCGTAGGTGGGCGGGGCGCCGGGCGCGGTGTGGGGCGTGGGGTCGGGACGGCTGCGGCGCACGCGCATCGCCGGCTCGTACCAGTGGTCGCCGTCGGCGATCGGCACCTCGATGGGGTCGGTCAGGTGGTTGTCGCCGTGGCTGAACCAGTCGTGGTTCTGGAACTGGATCCACGCGGCGGCCAGCATGTTCAGCGAGGTGGCCGGGATGAGGTCGCGTCTGGTCAGCAGCCGGTTGCACTTTTGTGTAAGCCGGGAG
This window encodes:
- the phoU gene encoding phosphate signaling complex protein PhoU, whose amino-acid sequence is MRDAYHEELDALTDKLVEMTRLVRSAISRATTALLDADLQLAESVISRDEEVNAVFADVEGSIFELMARQQPVAVDLRMVITALRMGTDLERMGDLAVHVAKVARLRHPDSAIPPELRSTILEMGQIAENLVTKAGSCVASRDVESAMELEQDDDAMDRLHRRLFRNILAKDWQHGVEPAIDITLVGRYYERYADHAVRVAQDVVYLVTGARPS
- a CDS encoding sensor histidine kinase; its protein translation is MAMSFAALAGFVVGALAVLFYRNQIEAPSRAAAADGVETGAALPQGVASVLAVLPSSAVVLDAHDRVLRASSAARAFGLVKGDRLMAAELLALARQVRRDGEIRESEIDVAGHKFGQETTNFAVRVAPLGSYGQVLVLAEDQTERRRVEAVRRDFVANVSHELKTPVGAMSLLAETIQDAADDPEAVSRFAGRMQHEAARLNYLIQDLITLSRIQGAEPIPTPGQVSIDEAIHDAIEYCNTRASAKDIALVTGGTEGLRIWGDDELLVTALRNLIDNAVAYSPDHTRVVVSVRPAGDSVEISVSDQGIGIPEEALERIFERFFRVDAARSRATGGTGLGLAIVKHVAAAHAGEVSVWSKEGSGSTFTLRLPAFGGTAVAVPPSIPLEAAK
- a CDS encoding peroxidase family protein; translation: MLTRRDLIPATSLNMLAAAWIQFQNHDWFSHGDNHLTDPIEVPIADGDHWYEPAMRVRRSRPDPTPHTAPGAPPTYENTVTHWWDGSQLYGSPERHCRSLRTGEGGTMILQDGRLPEGLAGIDLTGFDDNYWVGLALPHTLFVKEHNAICGRLREAYPSWDDERLFQTARLVDVAVMAKIHTVEWTPGILDNRAVRGHEHQLVRAAGARLPPPSRPGGARRGDLRHPRLADGAPRGAVLDDGGVHRLLPVPSADPRRLPGPLAPRRQPDHHRGAAPDPGAAHARRRRQARHVRLALLLRRQASRGADPHNHPNTLRDLVRVSGERVDIGTLDVLRDRERGVPRYNDFRRMLRKPPVTEFARMDGDPGWARQLEEVYEGDPERVDVTIGLLAEPKPPGFALSDTAFRVFVLMASRRLKSDPFFTDLYTPEVYSPEGLDWIDRTGMTEVLLRHHPELAPALSGVPHAFAPWRALA
- a CDS encoding VOC family protein, which encodes MDISIHSSFLPHDDPDASLAFYRDVLGFEIRDDVGYDGMRWITVGPAGQPGISIVLQPPAADPGVTEDERRTIAEMMAKGTYAGILLSTPDLDGVFERLQAGDAEIVQEPIDQPFGVRDCAVRDPAGNLIRIQQAR